One Phaseolus vulgaris cultivar G19833 chromosome 11, P. vulgaris v2.0, whole genome shotgun sequence genomic window carries:
- the LOC137833521 gene encoding uncharacterized protein: MDQEVFPNKKVSAMLGQRKTFAQALGNTCDIPLSQLPTSCIKEDMIVVRIDEADYLAGLEDCKIYLHGQIILYKGDKPFTHLDLTKKLQLVWKALRSWKAIPLGKGFYEFEFASLEDMRWALGMSSLKLSLGLSIPLSLDEHSMRKNRGMFAIVLVNIDLLSPIPDHLLVERPNFAFVADVEYEWLPPFCFHCKMIGHELAQCRVIHDQGRGRIVVPKQCKEYWKKDSQPKLVEGPTDKLKIDTLGRTNTGSLLGDLAFDKTGRVEDDFTDMPPLEDASDHSDHDRSPSRKGLSTPTLNFPEPRMLRNSPAAMQASA; the protein is encoded by the exons ATGGATCAAGAAGTGTTCCCTAATAAGAAAGTGTCTGCTATGCTAGGACAAAGGAAGACTTTTGCTCAGGCTTTGGGAAATACATGTGATATTCCTTTGTCCCAACTACCTACTTCTTGTATTAAGGAAGACATGATTGTTGTCCGGATTGATGAGGCAGATTACTTGGCTGGTCTTGAGGATTGCAAGATATATCTTCATGGTCAGATTATTCTATATAAGGGGGATAAGCCTTTCACACATCtggatttaactaaaaagttgcagcTAGTGTGGAAGGCTCTTAGATCGTGGAAAGCAATTCCTCTTGGGAAgggtttttatgagtttgagtttGCTTCTTTAGAAGACATGCGATGGGCCCTCGGAATGAGTTCCTTGAAGTTATCTCTTG GTCTTAGTATtcctttgtctttggatgagCATAGTATGAGAAAGAATAGGGGTATGTTTGCTATAGTGCTAGTGAATATTGATCTGTTGTCCCCTATTCCCGATCACCTCTTGGTTGAACGTCCAAACTTTGCTTTTGTAGCTgatgtggaatatgaatggctccctCCATTTTGCTTTCACTGTAAGATGATTGGGCATGAGCTTGCTCAGTGCCGGGTGATTCATGATCAGGGTCGT GGGAGGATTGTGGTTCCTAAACAATGTAAAGAATATTGGAAGAAAGATTCGCAGCCGAAGCTCGTGGAAGGCCCCACTgataaattgaaaattgataCTCTTGGCAGGACTAACACAGGGTCACTCTTGGGTGACCTTGCTTTTGATAAAACAGGTAGAGTGGAGGATGATTTTACAGATATGCCTCCTCTCGAGGATGCCTCAGATCACTCAGATCATGATAGGTCCCCATCTAGGAAGGGGTTGTCCACTCCTACTTTGAATTTCCCAGAACCGAGGATGCTAAGGAATTCACCTGCTGCTATGCAAGCCAGTGCCTGA